A genomic segment from Leptolyngbya boryana PCC 6306 encodes:
- a CDS encoding beta-ketoacyl-ACP synthase III, with translation MEYSGVGVAITGCGSAAPNPTVTNDQLSQVVETSDEWIASRTGIRQRHLSEPSGTLVDLASQAAKSAIDMAGLEPDQIDLILLATSTPDDLFGSACQVQAAIGASQAVAFDLTAACSGFVFGLVTAAQYIRTGAYRNVLLIGADVLSRWVDWSDRRTCVLFGDGAGAVVIQANQSDRLLGFELRSDGTQNRCLNLAYSGESKQLSEDCEIGQGNFQPITMNGQEVYRFAVKRVPEVIEKALFRANVKTDSVDWLLLHQANQRILDAVANRLKIPSEKVISNLAKYGNTSAASIPLALDEAVRDGLVKPGDTIAASGFGAGLTWGAAIFQWGR, from the coding sequence GTGGAATATTCAGGGGTCGGAGTCGCCATCACCGGATGTGGATCAGCCGCGCCCAATCCGACGGTTACGAATGATCAGTTAAGTCAAGTGGTCGAAACGTCTGATGAGTGGATCGCTTCACGCACAGGGATTCGCCAACGACACTTAAGCGAGCCTTCGGGAACGTTGGTCGATCTGGCATCGCAAGCGGCAAAATCTGCGATCGACATGGCTGGACTTGAACCCGATCAAATTGATTTGATTCTGCTGGCAACTTCGACCCCAGATGATTTATTTGGCAGTGCGTGTCAGGTACAAGCCGCGATCGGAGCGTCCCAAGCGGTCGCGTTTGATTTGACAGCCGCTTGTTCGGGCTTCGTATTTGGACTCGTGACCGCTGCACAATACATTCGCACCGGAGCTTATCGTAATGTCTTGTTGATTGGGGCGGATGTCTTGTCGCGCTGGGTAGATTGGAGCGATCGTCGCACCTGTGTTTTGTTTGGAGACGGAGCCGGAGCGGTTGTGATCCAAGCAAATCAAAGCGATCGGTTACTCGGATTTGAACTTCGCAGTGATGGCACTCAGAATCGCTGCTTGAATTTAGCTTATTCAGGCGAATCGAAGCAGTTATCGGAAGATTGTGAAATCGGTCAGGGCAACTTTCAGCCGATTACCATGAACGGTCAGGAAGTCTACCGATTTGCCGTGAAACGCGTGCCGGAAGTGATCGAAAAAGCTTTATTTCGGGCAAACGTGAAGACTGATTCTGTCGATTGGCTCTTATTGCACCAGGCAAATCAGCGGATTTTGGATGCGGTTGCGAATCGATTAAAGATTCCTTCCGAGAAAGTGATTAGTAATCTGGCAAAATACGGCAATACTTCAGCGGCATCGATTCCTCTTGCATTAGATGAAGCGGTGCGAGATGGATTGGTCAAGCCCGGAGATACGATCGCAGCTTCAGGATTTGGTGCTGGCTTGACCTGGGGTGCAGCAATTTTTCAATGGGGGCGTTAG
- a CDS encoding site-2 protease family protein translates to MGLANENSLGYEKSYIVDLVVFHAIVRSSLGVEMITALAVLVALGILAVGFNRARPYGKLGILAWFQSVVLMSPWIIFFGLFSAGIYLNLAGMLLLFVISTGIYIWIGRKLRAEGQEFLAQRAAAKVAIESAFPKSDDATEAPVMIPPESLSIPNEDLQAIKSIFGIDTYFLTETISYQDGAIFKGNLRGDPDSTHAKLTENLKAQVGDRYRLFLIENQEEKPVVVVLPSKNDPKPLTLTQTLLSIVLFLATIAASLETGGILLGFDFYGSPERYAEVLPFSIGILAVLLAHEFGHWIVAKRYQIKLNLPFFIPTWQIGSFGAITKFASLLPNRSTLFDISVAGPLAGGAVAFGMLIAGLLMSHEGSGFKVPTQFFEGSILVGTLARVIMGAEIQRSIVEVSPLVVLGWIGLVVTAINVMPAGQLDGGRIVQAIYGRKIAARATVATIIILGLASFVNPLALYWAIVIVVLQRTPERPSLNELTEPDDARAGIALVVLFLMLMILLPLTPSLAGRLGIGG, encoded by the coding sequence ATGGGCTTAGCGAATGAGAACTCGCTAGGGTACGAGAAGTCGTATATCGTCGATCTTGTAGTGTTCCATGCAATTGTGCGATCGAGTTTGGGGGTTGAGATGATTACTGCACTTGCCGTATTAGTGGCTTTAGGAATTTTAGCCGTAGGATTTAATCGTGCTCGTCCTTACGGCAAACTTGGCATTCTGGCTTGGTTTCAGTCTGTAGTACTGATGTCTCCGTGGATTATTTTTTTCGGCTTATTTTCGGCAGGAATTTATCTCAATTTGGCGGGAATGCTCCTGCTGTTTGTGATTTCGACGGGAATTTATATCTGGATTGGGCGAAAGCTGAGAGCCGAAGGGCAGGAATTCTTGGCACAAAGAGCAGCAGCGAAAGTCGCGATCGAGTCTGCTTTTCCTAAATCGGATGACGCGACTGAAGCGCCAGTCATGATTCCACCTGAGAGCCTATCGATTCCGAATGAAGATCTCCAAGCCATTAAAAGTATTTTTGGCATTGATACTTACTTTTTAACTGAAACGATTTCATATCAAGATGGCGCAATTTTCAAAGGGAATTTGCGCGGCGATCCAGACTCTACCCATGCAAAACTAACCGAGAATTTGAAAGCCCAAGTCGGTGATCGCTATCGGTTATTCCTCATCGAAAATCAGGAAGAAAAGCCTGTCGTCGTCGTGTTACCGAGCAAAAACGACCCGAAGCCGTTGACGTTAACACAAACTTTATTGTCGATCGTGCTGTTTCTTGCCACGATCGCTGCAAGTTTAGAAACAGGGGGCATTTTACTCGGATTTGATTTTTACGGTTCTCCAGAGCGATACGCAGAAGTACTGCCGTTTAGCATAGGGATTCTAGCGGTTTTGTTAGCGCATGAATTTGGGCATTGGATTGTCGCAAAACGTTACCAAATCAAATTAAATTTGCCGTTTTTTATTCCCACCTGGCAGATTGGCTCGTTCGGAGCGATTACCAAATTCGCGTCGTTGTTGCCTAATCGATCGACGTTATTTGATATTTCAGTTGCAGGGCCGCTCGCTGGTGGAGCCGTTGCATTCGGGATGTTAATTGCTGGATTGCTGATGTCGCATGAAGGCAGTGGGTTTAAAGTTCCGACACAATTCTTTGAAGGATCGATCTTGGTTGGAACCTTGGCGCGTGTAATTATGGGAGCGGAGATTCAGCGATCGATTGTTGAAGTCAGCCCCTTGGTGGTACTGGGCTGGATTGGCTTAGTCGTGACGGCCATTAATGTCATGCCCGCAGGACAGCTCGACGGCGGTCGGATTGTACAAGCCATCTATGGACGCAAGATTGCGGCTCGCGCTACAGTCGCGACGATCATTATTTTGGGATTAGCTTCGTTTGTCAATCCGCTAGCGTTATATTGGGCGATCGTGATTGTTGTTTTACAACGCACACCAGAACGTCCCAGTCTCAACGAACTGACTGAACCCGATGATGCCCGTGCCGGGATTGCCTTAGTTGTGCTGTTTCTCATGCTGATGATTCTTCTCCCACTGACCCCAAGTCTCGCCGGTCGCCTAGGCATTGGCGGCTAG
- the plsX gene encoding phosphate acyltransferase PlsX, whose amino-acid sequence MGSTRVKIAIDAMGGDNAPDEIVAGAVRAHAELDVDVVLVGDPHQVEAALKHHTHSSDIEIVPSEGTVEMEEEPLVGLRRKPKASINVAMDLVKKKQADAVVSAGHSGAAMAAALLKLGRLKGIDRPAIGAVLPTLIAGKPVLILDVGANVDCRPKFLEQFALMGTIYSQYVLGNSEPKVGLLNIGEEPNKGNELAIQTHELLSANPAIPFIGNAEGRDVLSGHFDVIVCDGFAGNVLLKFAEAVGEVALQILREELPRGLHGKAGVTFLRPNLKRIKQRMDHAEHGGGLLLGVDGVCIISHGSSQAPTIFNAARLAKDAIDNTVLDRIRSSYDPTVAVRADS is encoded by the coding sequence ATGGGATCAACGCGGGTAAAAATTGCAATCGATGCAATGGGTGGAGATAATGCCCCGGATGAAATCGTCGCGGGTGCGGTGAGAGCACATGCAGAACTCGATGTCGATGTCGTCTTGGTCGGCGATCCACACCAAGTGGAAGCTGCCTTAAAGCATCATACGCATTCTTCTGATATTGAAATTGTGCCCTCCGAAGGAACAGTCGAAATGGAAGAAGAACCGCTCGTCGGGCTACGTCGCAAGCCAAAAGCCTCGATCAATGTGGCAATGGATTTGGTGAAGAAGAAGCAAGCGGATGCGGTCGTCTCAGCAGGGCATTCTGGTGCGGCGATGGCGGCTGCACTTCTGAAATTGGGACGGTTGAAAGGAATCGATCGTCCAGCGATCGGGGCAGTTCTGCCGACGCTGATCGCGGGTAAGCCTGTTCTGATTCTCGATGTGGGTGCAAACGTTGATTGTCGCCCTAAATTCTTAGAGCAATTTGCTCTGATGGGGACAATCTATTCTCAATATGTTTTAGGCAACTCTGAACCGAAAGTTGGCTTGCTGAACATTGGCGAAGAACCGAATAAAGGCAACGAATTGGCAATTCAAACGCATGAATTGCTAAGTGCTAATCCAGCGATTCCGTTCATCGGCAACGCCGAAGGACGCGATGTTCTGTCCGGTCATTTTGATGTGATTGTCTGCGATGGCTTTGCTGGAAACGTCTTGCTGAAATTTGCGGAAGCGGTGGGAGAAGTCGCACTGCAAATCTTGCGCGAAGAGTTACCGCGCGGATTGCATGGTAAAGCCGGAGTCACCTTCCTTCGTCCAAATCTGAAGCGAATTAAGCAACGCATGGATCACGCAGAACATGGCGGCGGTCTATTGCTGGGTGTAGACGGTGTTTGCATTATCAGCCACGGCAGTTCGCAAGCTCCAACCATCTTCAATGCTGCGCGACTTGCGAAAGATGCGATCGACAACACAGTTCTCGATCGCATTCGCTCAAGTTACGATCCGACGGTTGCTGTTCGTGCGGACAGTTAA
- a CDS encoding FHA domain-containing protein, producing MLNLPPSSNSGDRALQFLKTYPALSRSLLLDCGHDIDKISTLVEPILEAPKRCATAYYIQAVTTGRSAFLTTNLVDSDQVQLTAIASTWLIGRSRNCAISLSQPSISRCHAVIGHQPEGFYIMDVGSSNGTFLKGQRLPVLERRTLSDGDCIALSHLQVEFFVVSMQGGFSDWGEATSPG from the coding sequence ATGTTAAACCTGCCGCCATCAAGCAATAGTGGCGATCGTGCGCTCCAATTCTTGAAAACCTATCCCGCTCTTTCGCGATCGCTTTTACTGGATTGTGGGCACGACATCGATAAAATTTCCACATTGGTTGAGCCGATTTTAGAAGCTCCAAAGCGCTGTGCCACAGCTTATTACATTCAGGCGGTCACGACTGGACGTTCGGCATTTCTGACGACAAATTTAGTAGATTCAGACCAAGTACAGTTAACAGCGATCGCTTCGACTTGGTTGATCGGCAGAAGCCGAAATTGTGCAATTTCGCTGTCACAGCCCTCGATTTCGCGCTGTCATGCCGTGATTGGACATCAGCCAGAAGGGTTTTACATCATGGATGTCGGCAGCAGTAATGGGACGTTTTTAAAGGGGCAAAGATTACCTGTACTCGAACGCCGCACCCTGTCCGATGGCGATTGCATTGCATTGAGTCATCTTCAGGTTGAATTTTTTGTTGTGAGTATGCAAGGGGGATTTTCGGATTGGGGAGAAGCGACATCTCCGGGATGA
- the fabD gene encoding ACP S-malonyltransferase, with amino-acid sequence MAKTAWVFPGQGSQAIGMGSDLLELPAAKATFDRAEQILGWSVVEICQSPENKVSQTLYTQPCLYVVETILADLLKEKGQMPDFVAGHSLGEYSALYTAGVFDFESGLRLMQRRAELMDSASDGMMAALLGFDRAQLEAVLADTPGAVLANDNNSGQVVISGTPEAVETVMAQVKSKKAVKLNVSGAFHSPLMADAAEQFKTVLDAVEFKAAEMPVLSNVDPIPSRNAGELKSRLSRQMTGSVRWREISLRLPEEHVDRVIEVGPGKVLTGIIKRTCPDLVLENVGSLADLL; translated from the coding sequence ATGGCAAAGACGGCATGGGTGTTCCCTGGGCAAGGATCTCAGGCAATTGGAATGGGCAGTGACTTACTCGAACTTCCCGCAGCGAAGGCAACATTCGATCGAGCAGAACAGATTTTAGGATGGTCCGTGGTCGAGATCTGCCAGAGTCCCGAAAATAAAGTTTCTCAAACGCTGTACACTCAGCCTTGTCTCTACGTTGTTGAAACGATTTTGGCAGATTTGCTCAAAGAAAAAGGGCAAATGCCCGACTTTGTTGCGGGGCATAGTTTAGGCGAATACTCTGCTCTGTACACTGCAGGTGTGTTTGATTTTGAGTCCGGGTTGCGTCTGATGCAACGGCGTGCTGAGTTGATGGATAGTGCCTCCGATGGAATGATGGCAGCTTTGTTAGGATTCGATCGCGCCCAACTCGAAGCGGTTTTAGCTGACACGCCAGGTGCCGTGTTAGCCAATGACAATAATTCTGGTCAGGTGGTCATTTCTGGAACACCGGAAGCTGTTGAAACGGTGATGGCGCAAGTGAAGTCGAAAAAGGCTGTAAAGCTGAACGTCAGCGGTGCATTTCACTCGCCGCTGATGGCAGACGCGGCGGAGCAATTTAAGACCGTTTTAGATGCGGTCGAATTTAAAGCGGCTGAAATGCCTGTCTTATCGAATGTTGATCCGATTCCCAGCCGCAATGCAGGAGAGTTAAAAAGTCGGCTGAGTCGGCAAATGACAGGCTCGGTGCGATGGCGAGAAATTTCGCTGAGACTTCCAGAAGAACACGTCGATCGCGTGATTGAAGTTGGTCCTGGAAAAGTTTTAACTGGAATTATCAAACGCACTTGCCCCGATCTCGTGTTAGAAAATGTGGGCAGCCTTGCTGATCTGTTATGA
- a CDS encoding ATP-binding protein, with amino-acid sequence MKTELHVPSDLRFLTVVESWLLESLKIEIGDQIDWTRQSSRLRLALVEAYSNVVRHAHRNQPDLPVVVRLELRDRDLAIEIWDHGQGFDISSYLAPSPEMMQEHGYGWLILNRLMDRVEYQLQVNGRNCLKLQANLLEMSAQSSR; translated from the coding sequence ATGAAGACTGAACTTCACGTTCCGAGCGATTTGCGATTTCTCACGGTAGTTGAATCCTGGCTATTAGAGAGTCTCAAAATTGAAATTGGCGACCAAATTGATTGGACACGACAATCGAGTCGGCTACGGTTGGCTTTGGTTGAGGCTTACTCAAATGTGGTGCGGCATGCCCACCGCAATCAACCGGATCTTCCGGTCGTGGTGCGATTGGAATTGAGAGATCGAGATTTAGCGATCGAAATCTGGGATCACGGACAGGGGTTTGACATTTCAAGCTATTTGGCTCCATCTCCTGAAATGATGCAGGAGCATGGCTATGGCTGGCTGATTCTAAATCGACTGATGGATCGGGTGGAATATCAGCTTCAGGTCAATGGGCGGAATTGTTTGAAACTTCAAGCCAATCTGCTAGAAATGTCAGCACAATCATCTAGATAA
- a CDS encoding PIN domain-containing protein, which translates to MFHLPQIMLDAPEIFLLIDLNTLFACKPYEWLEFSPMGRCFVPEAVHQELEAWAGHRSDTAESKIAREYCRLMLEGDWYLARSPIPADTQRPFTRRARLAIDVRNSAESLAQSSPRQLVVVVSNDRALLQQLHALRLDNLTGVPVSTFLTWSRTKRQPPVVIQHVRSMQSHSLQLLSAGNHRHLRPFLTSNYPKFSSQPVYHSTWRDRVLPLLPLILILSGLTLGWCFAQPFIQQLPSTSEQNQ; encoded by the coding sequence TTGTTTCACCTGCCCCAGATTATGTTGGATGCCCCTGAAATTTTCTTGCTCATCGACCTCAATACACTCTTCGCCTGTAAACCCTATGAGTGGCTGGAATTTAGCCCGATGGGTCGCTGTTTTGTACCAGAGGCAGTTCATCAAGAGTTAGAAGCTTGGGCAGGTCATCGGAGCGACACAGCCGAATCAAAAATTGCGCGGGAATATTGCCGATTGATGTTAGAAGGCGATTGGTACCTGGCACGATCGCCCATTCCCGCCGACACACAGCGCCCATTCACGAGACGCGCCAGACTCGCCATCGATGTGCGCAACTCAGCCGAGTCATTAGCGCAATCGAGTCCCAGGCAATTAGTCGTAGTGGTATCGAACGATCGAGCTTTGCTTCAACAACTTCACGCCCTGCGTCTGGATAATCTCACTGGCGTTCCAGTGAGTACTTTCCTGACTTGGAGCCGCACGAAACGCCAGCCGCCTGTTGTAATTCAGCATGTGCGATCGATGCAGTCGCATTCCCTCCAACTACTGAGTGCTGGAAATCACAGACACTTACGCCCATTCTTGACCTCAAATTATCCGAAGTTCTCTTCTCAGCCTGTGTATCACTCTACGTGGCGCGATCGCGTATTGCCACTGCTGCCTCTGATTTTAATTCTGAGTGGCTTAACGTTGGGATGGTGTTTTGCCCAGCCTTTCATCCAGCAACTTCCCTCTACCTCAGAGCAAAATCAGTAA
- a CDS encoding SpoIIE family protein phosphatase: MRREKLKLLIVDDEPDNLDLLYRTFRRDFDVIRAESAIEALKVLDEQGEVAIIISDQRMPEMLGTEFLSRTVDRFPDTIRIVLTGYTDVEDLVDAINSGKVFKYITKPWKSQQLQVVVEQAAETYQVLKQRTADLRRALRRESSLNAITTAIRESLDYQNMLHTIVETIGLTFEASCCMLHPVEGERLKSNSAMYCAVNVPFKSCEDDRTSDLVQIVLHDSTARMKSQNPPHFVLPLRYQKDLLAILSLHRESDQPFWSTEDLELIEVVTEQAALAISQARLYRRTQEQAEQIRAELEVARQIQTNLLRQTLPRLDNLKVQACCHPAREVGGDFFEVYQHPQGDLWLAVGDVSGKGVPAALFMASAISVLRRELSQEVSPEPDEVMRNLNSILSQDLMGTNCFITMVLARYTRSSGQLVYANAGHIYPLVWSKHTIAQAIEPTYLKVRGIPLGILPKWNAIAGKRLLQDGEILLLTSDGITEATVRPEGEVNLASDPARAMLRQTGLWKLLQQAGESLDLKQLLAQIQAHNAIQEDDQTILSLEVL, encoded by the coding sequence ATGAGGCGAGAAAAACTCAAGCTGTTGATCGTGGATGATGAGCCGGATAATCTCGATCTGCTTTACCGTACCTTCCGGCGAGACTTCGACGTGATTCGGGCGGAAAGCGCGATCGAAGCGCTCAAAGTCCTTGATGAACAAGGCGAAGTCGCAATTATTATTTCAGATCAGCGAATGCCAGAAATGCTGGGAACTGAGTTTCTCAGTCGAACCGTCGATCGCTTTCCGGACACGATTCGGATTGTGCTAACGGGCTATACCGATGTCGAAGATCTCGTCGATGCCATTAACTCTGGCAAAGTATTCAAATACATCACCAAGCCTTGGAAGTCTCAACAGCTTCAAGTCGTTGTCGAGCAGGCGGCTGAGACCTATCAAGTGCTAAAACAGCGCACAGCGGATTTACGACGGGCACTCAGACGCGAATCGTCGTTGAATGCCATTACAACCGCGATTCGCGAATCGCTGGATTATCAAAACATGCTGCACACGATCGTGGAAACGATCGGGCTGACCTTTGAGGCAAGTTGCTGCATGTTACATCCAGTCGAAGGTGAACGGTTGAAATCCAATTCAGCCATGTATTGTGCAGTGAATGTGCCCTTCAAGAGTTGTGAAGACGATCGCACTTCAGACCTGGTACAAATCGTACTGCACGATAGCACAGCCAGAATGAAGAGCCAAAACCCACCGCATTTTGTGCTGCCGTTGCGCTACCAAAAAGACCTCCTCGCGATTCTGTCTCTGCATCGAGAATCCGATCAGCCATTCTGGTCAACAGAAGACTTAGAACTGATCGAAGTCGTCACAGAGCAAGCAGCCTTGGCGATTTCTCAAGCAAGACTCTATCGTCGAACTCAGGAGCAAGCGGAACAAATTCGAGCCGAGTTAGAAGTCGCACGCCAGATTCAGACCAATCTCCTGCGGCAGACGCTTCCGCGATTAGACAATCTTAAAGTACAAGCTTGTTGTCATCCCGCTCGTGAAGTTGGAGGAGACTTTTTTGAAGTCTATCAGCATCCCCAAGGCGATTTATGGCTAGCCGTGGGCGATGTCTCAGGCAAGGGAGTTCCGGCAGCTCTGTTTATGGCAAGTGCGATTTCCGTGTTGCGGCGGGAATTGTCACAAGAAGTTTCTCCAGAACCAGATGAAGTGATGCGAAATTTAAACAGCATTCTCTCGCAAGACTTAATGGGCACAAACTGTTTTATTACAATGGTTTTGGCGCGATATACCCGATCGAGCGGACAATTAGTTTATGCGAATGCAGGTCATATCTACCCCTTAGTTTGGTCAAAGCATACGATCGCGCAAGCCATTGAGCCAACTTATTTGAAAGTCCGAGGCATTCCCCTAGGGATATTACCGAAATGGAACGCGATTGCCGGAAAACGATTGCTTCAAGATGGAGAAATCTTATTATTAACCAGCGATGGAATTACTGAGGCAACCGTGCGACCAGAAGGAGAAGTCAATTTAGCGAGCGATCCCGCAAGGGCGATGTTACGACAAACCGGGTTATGGAAGTTACTACAGCAAGCGGGAGAAAGTTTGGATCTCAAACAGCTGCTTGCCCAAATTCAGGCGCACAATGCGATTCAAGAAGATGATCAAACGATTCTGTCTCTGGAGGTTCTCTAA
- a CDS encoding DUF2079 domain-containing protein — protein MHAILAKFWKSNHLLRSLVVASFAIFLICSVIRHLLLQSNALDLGYFDQAIYLISQGITPIISFRPYHVLGDHAAWILYAIAGIYKIFPSVYWLFVIQSAAFATSAIPVWYLAKQAGLDRAKSNAIAISFLLYPLVFNLNLFDFRPEVISLPLFFTAIWAARANRMGWFTLCVVLILGCRASLALSIAAMGIWLIGFEQRKRLGAIALIFGVSWFIIATQGIIPHFRPSGADYVMRYSYLGNSLTEIVQNLILKPWLWLGRLLSIDRLFYLLLVFIPMGWGFSIRHFAPLIATVPVFAMNLLSEMSNQRDLVHQYSLPILPFLMVMAISTVAANPNRRSRLILVWSLIAFLALAKFGYFGSRYLERVPMLSGAYTAIGQITTQEPVLTTSYFVPHLTHRVMIDYTKFTEPPKDLNKFRYILLNLEQPGWASRPELAQQIFSEAQANSAFQLQYQQDQLYLFVKKS, from the coding sequence ATGCACGCGATTCTCGCCAAATTCTGGAAATCGAACCATCTTTTGCGATCGCTCGTGGTTGCCAGTTTTGCGATTTTCTTGATTTGTAGCGTTATTCGACATTTACTCCTGCAATCGAATGCGCTGGATTTAGGATATTTCGATCAGGCGATTTATTTAATTAGCCAAGGAATAACGCCGATCATTTCGTTCCGTCCGTATCATGTGCTGGGTGATCATGCGGCTTGGATTTTGTATGCGATCGCTGGAATTTACAAGATTTTTCCAAGTGTTTATTGGTTGTTTGTGATTCAGAGTGCAGCCTTTGCGACTTCAGCAATTCCCGTTTGGTATTTAGCAAAACAGGCAGGATTAGATCGCGCAAAATCGAATGCGATCGCGATCTCTTTTTTGCTCTATCCCCTGGTTTTTAATCTCAATTTGTTTGATTTTCGTCCTGAAGTCATTTCACTGCCCTTGTTTTTCACGGCAATCTGGGCAGCGCGCGCTAATCGAATGGGTTGGTTTACGCTTTGCGTTGTGCTGATTTTGGGATGTCGAGCGTCTTTAGCCCTGTCGATCGCGGCAATGGGAATTTGGCTCATCGGCTTTGAGCAGCGCAAGCGATTGGGCGCGATCGCGTTAATTTTTGGAGTCAGCTGGTTCATCATTGCGACGCAGGGAATTATTCCTCACTTTCGTCCTAGCGGAGCCGATTATGTGATGCGCTACAGCTATTTAGGCAATTCGCTGACTGAGATTGTTCAGAACTTAATTCTGAAACCTTGGCTGTGGCTCGGTCGCCTCTTGTCGATCGACCGTTTATTTTATTTGCTCCTTGTATTTATTCCGATGGGATGGGGATTTTCCATCCGACACTTTGCGCCATTGATTGCAACCGTTCCAGTGTTTGCGATGAATCTCTTGTCTGAGATGTCGAACCAGCGAGATTTGGTGCATCAATATTCTTTGCCGATTTTGCCGTTTCTTATGGTGATGGCGATTTCGACTGTCGCGGCAAATCCGAATCGTCGATCGCGGTTGATTCTAGTTTGGTCGCTGATTGCATTTTTGGCTCTGGCAAAATTTGGCTACTTTGGGTCACGGTATCTAGAGCGTGTTCCAATGCTGTCAGGAGCCTATACCGCGATCGGGCAAATTACGACTCAAGAACCCGTCTTAACAACTAGCTATTTCGTGCCTCACCTAACGCATCGAGTCATGATCGACTACACGAAATTTACGGAACCGCCGAAAGATTTAAATAAGTTTCGGTATATTCTGCTGAATCTAGAGCAACCCGGTTGGGCAAGTCGTCCGGAGTTGGCTCAACAAATTTTCTCTGAAGCGCAGGCGAATTCAGCCTTCCAGCTTCAATATCAACAGGATCAACTCTACTTGTTTGTCAAAAAATCCTGA
- a CDS encoding lysophospholipid acyltransferase family protein, which produces MSQTSERPSAEISRDREPLISLVLYHLFKWSVVSPVLHTYFCGRIYGAENVPKQGRLLVVSNHASDFDPPLLSCAIGRPVAYMAKEELFNVPVLKQAITAYGAYPVKRGTGDRAAMKAAMASIESGWATGVFLDGTRTPDGRIADPKLGAAWIAAKTNSPLIPVSLWGTHEIFKHGKFPQPVPITIRIGKVIEAPTTTNRAELEAITQRCADAIHELHDLGR; this is translated from the coding sequence ATGAGCCAAACTTCCGAACGTCCGAGTGCCGAAATTTCCCGCGATCGAGAACCTTTGATTAGTCTGGTTCTCTATCACCTGTTCAAATGGTCCGTGGTGTCTCCGGTTCTGCACACTTACTTTTGTGGACGGATTTACGGAGCGGAGAATGTGCCAAAACAAGGACGGCTGCTCGTCGTGAGCAACCATGCCAGCGATTTTGATCCGCCCTTATTGTCTTGTGCGATCGGGCGACCTGTCGCCTACATGGCAAAAGAAGAACTGTTTAACGTGCCCGTCCTCAAACAGGCGATTACTGCCTATGGAGCTTATCCTGTGAAGCGCGGAACCGGCGATCGCGCGGCGATGAAGGCTGCAATGGCTTCGATCGAGTCAGGATGGGCAACGGGCGTTTTTCTCGATGGCACTCGCACGCCAGATGGGCGAATTGCTGATCCAAAATTAGGAGCCGCTTGGATTGCCGCAAAAACAAACTCCCCGCTAATTCCGGTCAGTCTGTGGGGGACACATGAGATTTTCAAGCACGGAAAATTCCCTCAACCTGTGCCGATTACGATTCGGATTGGAAAAGTGATCGAAGCGCCAACTACGACCAATCGGGCAGAACTCGAAGCCATTACGCAGCGTTGTGCGGATGCAATTCATGAATTACACGATTTGGGGCGTTAA